The Pelagibacterium halotolerans B2 nucleotide sequence GATGCTGTTGGCGCTGCGCGCAGTCTGGGAGGCAAGCGAAAGCACGATCGCCAGAAGGTTGCGCGAGCGGTGGCTGACCTCGCGCAACAGGTTCTTGAGTTGGACTTCGCGGCGCTTCTGGGCGCTGATATCGATGATTGTGGAATAGACCCCCATCGCCGAACCCGACGGTTCGAGATCGGGATCGATCCAGATGTCGAACCAGCGCACTTCTCCGCCAATATTGACCGGCAGCTCGAACCTTTGGGGTTCGCGGGTTTCAATGACATGGAGTTTGGTGGCCCTGAGGCGTTCGGCGGCCAGCCGGGGCAGGAAATCGGCATCTGTGTTTCCCAGCACATCCGCCAGTTCTATGCCGGCGGGCAGGTTTTCCGCCCACTCATAGAGCAGATCCCGATTCTGATAACTCAGGGAAACCGGCGTTCGGCTCAGGGCCCGCATGGCAAACGCGAAGCGGCGTGAGCTCTCAAGGGCACCCCCGCCTGACTTTCCGTTGTCCTGACCCTTCATAGTCGACGCATGTTTGTCCGAGTGTTCCACAAGCCCCACTTAAACCGCATCAGCAGGCGGTCCGATTTCCGTCCCGAGGGGAGGCTAACGTGTCCGCCGAGCCAACCCCATGATGAGACCAATAACCATTGCGACGAGAAATACAAAGAATAGAATCTGTGCAATCGAGGACGCTGCCCCGGCGATCCCGCCAAATCCGAGAACGCCGGCGATGATAGCTATAATGAGAAATGCCAGTGCCCAACCAAGCATCGATCGTACTCCCGTAAAATACTGAACTTACGAAAGAACGAACCGGGCGCCGGGTTGTTCCGGCGCCGTGCCGATTTATGCGGCCTGCTCCATTTGCTCGGAAAAGAAGAGCACCTGACTGACCAGCGCCTTGACCATGTCGGGCTGGAAAGGCTTGGTGACAAGAAAGGCGGGTTCGGGTCGTTCGCCGGTCAGAAGACGTTCAGGGAACGCGGTGATGAAGATCACCGGAACGCTGGCCGAACGCAGCATGTCGTTGACCGCATCGATGCCCGAGCTGCCATCGGCAAGCTGGATGTCGGCAAGAACCAGCCCGGGGCGGCGCTGGTTGAAAAGCTCGACCGCTTCCTTGTGCGTCCGCGCAACGCCTGTCACCGAATGACCCAGCGATTCCACCATCTGTTCAATGTCCATGGCAATCAGCGGCTCGTCCTCGATGATAAGAACGGTCGTTGCGACCTGCCGCGCCATCTCGGTGGAAGCGGTTTCGATGAGATCGGCAAATTCCACGTCGCTGACACCGAGAATTTCAGCGCCCTCGTCATTGGAGAACCGCTCCACCGCCATCAGAAGGAACGCCTGGCGCGGCAGCGGTGCGATCGCACGCAGACTGCGGCGGGCCTGCTCTTCCCATGCGTGGGCCGCAGGCGGCAGGTCGGCCAGATTGATATCGACCGATTTCCAGAGTTGGGAAAAGACCTTGTACAGGGCGACCTTGGGATCCAGATCGGTCGGAAAAATCGACCTGTCTGCAACGAGTGCCTCAAGCGTGGCCGACACATATGCGTCACCGCTCGATTGGCTACCGGTCAACGACCGCGCAAAACGTCTGAGATACGGAATGTGCGGCGCAATCAACTCAGCAAGATTCATAAATATAGCTCCCTCGCATAGTCGTCTCGCTTGACGCGCAAGCAGCGACAATGGACCGATAACGGCACCTTTGACAAAAAGTTCCGCAACCATGGAACTTTTTTTGTCCCTTGACGTTTCCGGAGCCAGCAACAAGTCGCTTTGTGGGGTAAACGTGACGCAACTCAGCAGCAAGAACAGCATGATTGGTGATGATCAGGACGAAAAGGTTCACGAGAGCGAAGGCAAGCCAAGCCTGGGGGCCGATTCACAAGCCTTCATTGGGCTCAAGCTGCGCGAACTCTACGACGACGTCGTCGCAGAGCCGGTTCCCGATCGTCTGCTTGAGCTGCTAGGCAAGCTCGGAGACGATGACAAGTCCAAGTCCGAATAGGAGGCGGCCATGTCAGACACATACGATTTCCGCGCCGAACTTCTCGCCGTAATTCCCAACCTTCGTGCATTTGCAATGTCTCTTGTCGGTGCAGCCGACAAGGCCGATGATCTGGTCCAGGAAACCCTTGTGCGCGCATGGGACAAGCGATCCTCGTTTACGCCGGGCACCAATCTCAAGGGCTGGCTGTTCACGATCCTGCGCAATGAATTCTACAGCCAGATGCGCAAGCGCAAGCGCGAGGTGTCCGATCCCGAAGGCGCGATGGCCGAAAAGCTGTCGAGCCATCCCGAACAGGTCGGACGGCTCGACATGGAAGATTTCAAAAAGGCCGTGAACCAGCTCCCCGAAGATCAGCGCGAAGCGCTTATCCTGGTGGGCGCCTCGGGATTTTCCTACGAGGAAGCGGCCGAGATCTGCGATTGTGCCGTGGGCACGATCAAAAGCCGCGTCAGCCGTGCCCGCACCCAGCTGGCAGCCATTCTCAAGCTCGAGGGCGATGGTGAGTTCGGTCCCGACGCCGTTGCGGTCGGTGTTATGAACCTCACCTCCTCAAGCGCAGCCTGAAAATAGCGAAAACTGCCCAAAATTAAGGGGTTCCGGGCAAGCGGCCCGGAACCTCTTTTTCTTTCCGGCGTTACGATTGCGGGTATAACTCCAACATGGGAGGCCAATCATGGCCCGAGCCGCAACCACTGCACGGACAGCGAAAACCAATAGCGACGATCCGGCGAAGGATCTCGATGCCGAAATCGCCGCGCTGCGCGAAGACATTGCCGCCATAACGGCCACACTGGGCGATGTCGTCAAATACCGTACCGACGAAGCCAAGACCGAGGCTCGCCGCCTCCGCAAGACTGCGGAACGCAAGGGCGAAGAAACGCTGGAGCAGGTCCAGGACAGTTTCGGGGCCGCGGAAGGCGAGCTGAAGTCGGTGATCCGGGAAAAACCGATCCAGTCAGTGCTTATCGCGGCCGGCGTCGGCTACATCCTCTCCAAAATCCTTTAAGGAGCGGCGCCATGGCGCTGACCGCACCTTTCGCCGCGGTAACCGGCCGCGCAACATCGGCCGTCCGGTCGATGGGGCAGTCGGTTGCAGCTTATGCCATCATCAGCCTGATCGGGCTGATGGGGCTCGGATTTCTCGTTGCCGCGCTCTATATCTGGCTGGCCCAGGAAACCAGCGCGCTGGGCGCCGCCCTGCTTATGGGTGCCGGGTTCGTCGCCATCGCCGGGATTGCGCTGGCCGTCGTCATTGCGCGCAACAACCGCAAAAAGGAAGAAAGACGCCGCAACGCCGCCAACACGGCAATGATGGCCTCCACGGTCTCACTGGCATCGGCGGGGCTCCGCCTTGCTTCCCGTGCCAAGGGCCCCCTTTTCTGGCCCGCAGTCGCCGCAATTGCCATCGGATGGTATTTCGGCACGTCGGGCAGCGATCACGACGACGATTAAAACGTGCCAGCGGGAAAAAGGGCCGGTCATTGGACCGGCCCTTTTTGTATCCAATGTCAGTGATCATTGGCCAATGCGTTGAGTTCCAACAGCTTGTCGAGTTCGAGATCGGCGTCCCCAAGCATGCCCTTGTCCTCAGGCGCGACATGGCGCTCCTTGAGGCTCTTGAGCAGCTCGATCTTGCGTGCGTTCGACAAGGTGGGATCTGCAGCGATCTCGGCGGGCGTGCGAGCGATAGCGCCGACATCGAAATAGACAGGTATATTCTTGTCGTTCATGGCATCTCTCCTTTGCACGAGAAATGCCGGTGGTGAGCAGCCAGTTCCACCATGACCCGGCCCTGGACCCTCTCCCCTCGGGCGAGGCATGCAAAAAGGGCCGGCTTTTCAACCGGCCCTTTCCAATGGTGATGGTGATCTGTGTTATTCGACGATCAGCGAATTGTCTTCGGGAGCCGAGAGGTAGGCTTCTTCATTATACTCGGGAGCCGCCTCGAGATCCTCTGCGGTGAGCGTGGTGCGCAGCACAAGGCCACCATTCTCATCGCGCAGGAAGGTGAGGTTTTCGAAGTCGACGGCCACAGGCTTGGTGCCGATGCCCAGGAAGCCGCCGAAATCGATGATGACCGCATCGACAGTGCCGTCTTCCGAAAGCAGAATGTCACCGATCGAACCGATTTCCTCATCGCCCGAACCGTAAACCGCCGTGCCGGTCAGCTCGTCGGCCGAGATATCGGCAGTGGCAACGGCGTCGAAGCTGTCGAAGTCCATGGCAGCATCGGCGTCAGCGGCCGGGGACTCTTCGGCGGCCATGGCGTCTTCAGCCGGAGCTTCTTCGGCAGCCATGGCGTCTTCAGCCGGAGCTTCTTCGGCACGAGCACGAAATCGTTCACGTCACCGATGGCTTCGGCATCGTCTCCTGTCGAATTGTAGATGGTCTCCCCGATAATTTCAGTGGCGAGCCAGCCATCTGCGTTGATGCCGGTTTCTTCGGCACTGACAAGGGGCTCCTCGGGAACTTCAGGTTCCGCGGGAGTTTCCATCATAGGGTCTGCAGGGGCCATGGCCGGATCGGCCGGGGCCATTTCCTGAGCATATGCGCCGCCGGTAACAACCAGGGCCAGCGCGGTCGTGGCAAGAAGCTTGCGATACATTAGTTTTCTCCTGAAATCGCTTGTTTCAAGTTCTCGGGCTGGGACCGCGAGGCTCAACTCTTGCCCCGGTCGGCGCTCCAACCGTCATGGCATTTGAACGTTACCCTGTCCGCTTGGTTCCCCTTCGGAACGAGAATCCACGACAAGTCGGGGCGTTGGAACGCAATACCGGGGCAGCCCGTTTCCTTTGAATCATTCGCCGCTATGGCAAGGCGCAAATGTGTCGCCAATGCCCTCGTCTTGGCATGTTTGCGCCATCGCGAAAGCACATTCACATCCGATAAGAGGGCCGATCATCAACCCCTCCCGGATTTGTGATTTATGAGTTTTCCAGGCTTTGCCCGCCGCCCCGCCCGTTCTGCGTCCTCCGCTCCGATACGGGGTTACAACCGACGGGGATTTGCTATCGGGTGGCTGGCAATCATCGGCCTCGCGGTGGCGGGTTATATGTTCGCTTCCAGCCAGCTTTCACCCTCGAGCGCCCATCTGCGTCTCGCCAACATTGCCGGGACGGTTCATACAGTGATCGCGCCGGGCTAAGCACCTAAACTGCCAGGCCCGCCGCCCTGCCAGAGGCCCAGGCCCATTGGAAATTGTAACCGCCGAGCCAGCCGGTGACATCAACGGCTTCGCCAATAAAATAGAGGCCGGGCACTGCCTTGACCCGCATATCGGTCGAACTGAGTGCGGCGGTGTCGATGCCGCCGAGCGTCACTTCCGCGGTGCGATAGCCTTCACTGCCGACCGGCTTGATCCGCCATCCTGAAACAGCGGCAATGATCGCTTCCATCGCCTTGCGGTCCATATCGGCCAGATTGCCCGAAACGCCCGTCTCGGTCACGACCAGTTCGGCCACCCGGCGCGGCAACAGCTCTGAGAGGGCGTTCAGAATGCTCTGCCTTCCGTTGCGGGCCCGCGCCTCGGCGAGCCATTGGCCCGTGTCGGTTCGCGGCGCAAGATCGACGGCCAGGGCATCGCCTTCGCGCCAATAGGATGAAATCTGCAGGATCGACGGCCCGCTCAGCCCGCGATGCGTGAACAGCAGGCCCTCGCGGAACGCTGTCTTACCATGACACACCCGCGCATCCACCGACACCCCGGCAAGCGGACGCAAGCGCTCGAGCATGCCCGGCTCGAAGGTGAGCGGCACCAGCCCGGGACGCGGCTCGACAACCGGAACGCCAAACTGCGCCGCCACCTGATAGGCAAACCCGGTGGCTCCCATTTTCGGGATCGACTTGCCACCCGTCGCAATGACCAGCGATGCGCCGGCGACCGGACCATCGGGCAGGCGCAGGACAAACCCGCTGTCCGTAGGCTCGATGGATTCGACACTGCTACCAAGTTCAAGCGTCACGCCACCGATGCGCATTTCCTCGAGCAGCATATCGATGACCTGCCGGGCCGACCCATCGCAAAAGAGCTGGCCGAGGGTTTTTTCGTGGTAGGCGATGCCATGGCGTTCGACAAGCGCGATGAAATCGGCGGGCCGGTAACGCCGGAGCGCCGAGATGGCGAATTTGGGGTTTTGCGACAGGAACGACTGCGGGGTCGTGTGGATGTTGGTGAAATTGCACCGCCCGCCACCCGAGATGCGAATCTTTTTACCCGGCGCCTCGGCATGATCGATGATAAGGACCGAACGTCCACGCTGGCCGGCCGTCGCGGCGCACATCATGCCGGCGGCCCCGGCTCCGATCACGATGACGTCGAATGAACGCATTTTGCCCTGCTCAATGAAAAACCCGCCCGGTTGGTACCGGACGGGCGGGTCTGGCGCAAACGCCGAAAGCGGTCAGGCGACGATAAGCGTGTTGCCAGTCGAAACGCGCGAATAGAGATCCATGATGTCCTGGTTCATCAGGCGCACACAGCCCGAAGAGACGTTGGACCCGATGGTCCAGGGTTCCGGCGTGCCGTGGATGCGATAGAGCGTGTCGCGTCCGTTCTGGAAAATGTAGAGCGCGCGGGCGCCGAGCGGATTGTCCAGCCCTCCGGGCTGCCCATTGCGCCATTCCTCAAGTTCGGGCTGGCGCTCGATCATCGCCGATGGCGGTGTCCACGTCGGCCAGCGGCGCTTGAACTGGATCGTGCCGCGGCCCGACCAGCCGAACCCTTCCCGGCCCAGACCGACGCCATAGCGCATGGCCTGGCCATCTTCCTGAACCAGATAGAGGTAGTGATTGGCGGTATCGACATAGATGGTGCCCGGGCGCTCGCCCGTGGGATCGGGAACGACCCGGCGATAATAGACGTCGTCGACATAGCGCAGATCGACGGCCGGCACGTAGAATTCACCGTCCTGCACGCCGCGATACATGTTGACGTAAAACGGATCGAATTGCGGGAGGGCGGGCACCTCCGGCGCGGGCGTGCCCATGCTCGAACATCCGGCAAGCGCAAGGGCCGAAAGGCCGGCTGCCCCAGTGAGGAATCGGCGGCGGGGGAGTGTCGTGGTCAATGAGGTCATCTTGTCTGCTTTTTCGTTGTGCGGATGCCATGCACGGCGCGATATCAAATATGGCAGGCGCGACATTGTTCCGCCGTCCTCGATGCAGAAAGGAACGGTGTTGCCTTTCGGCACCACGCCTCATTCGCATCTGGATGGTCCCCCGCGGCTCACCGCACATCCTGGAAAAGCGGCCAATCGGCCCGGAACACCGCATATTCTATACCCTTGTGTTCCGGTCCTCGCCTAGCAGGATATTGGTTTACAATCGGGAAAGGATAAATGTGATCGCAGATTTGTGAGCGCCACAATCAGCCTTCGAGATCCTCGCGCAACATCTCGAGCTCCAGCCAGCGGTCTTCCATCTCGACCAAATTCTGCTGGGCGGTTGCAAGGTCGGCGGTGACCTTTTCGAATTTGTTCGGGTCGCGGTTGTACAAGCCGGGATCGTCCAGTGCGGTCTGGAGCGCCGCCATTTTCTCGCGCACACCATCCATTTCCCCCGGCAGCGTTTCCAGGGCATGCTTGTCCTTGAACGACAACTTGCGCCGTTGCTGGTGTGCCGGAGCGGCGGGCGCCGGTTTGCTCTTTGCGGCAGGCGCTGTCTTTTCCACGCGCCGGGCCGAAACCCCGGCCCCGCGCTGGGCGACCATGTCCGAATAGCCCCCCGCATATTCGTTCCAGCTCCCATCGCCTTCGGCGACGATGATCGAGGTCGCCACCTTGTCGAGAAAGTCCCGGTCGTGGCTGACCACGATGACGGTGCCCTGATAATCGGCGATCATCTCTTCGAGCAGGTCGAGGGTTTCAAGATCGAGATCGTTGGTCGGCTCGTCCAGCACCAGAACGTTGGACGGCAGCGCCAGTGCGCGGGCCAGCGTCACCCGATTGCGTTCGCCGCCCGAAAGCTTGCCGACAGCGGTGCGGGCCTGTTCGGGGGTGAACAGGAACTCCTTCATATAGCCAATGACATGCTTGGGCTGACCATTGATGGTCAGCGTGTCGCTGCCACCGCCG carries:
- a CDS encoding sensor histidine kinase, translating into MKGQDNGKSGGGALESSRRFAFAMRALSRTPVSLSYQNRDLLYEWAENLPAGIELADVLGNTDADFLPRLAAERLRATKLHVIETREPQRFELPVNIGGEVRWFDIWIDPDLEPSGSAMGVYSTIIDISAQKRREVQLKNLLREVSHRSRNLLAIVLSLASQTARSANSIPGFVTAFSGRLQAIARAQDLVTDRDWQGALLSDLISRQIALFHRDNALPVELKGDDLVVSPNAALYVGLAIHELASNAVRNGQLYPGDGAIHVAFSVESRSDGGRNLVVKWTERLGAGTTAHEIEPLTRKFLESVVPLAVDGMGELAVNGSRVDYALRIDGNHIT
- a CDS encoding NepR family anti-sigma factor, which encodes MELFLSLDVSGASNKSLCGVNVTQLSSKNSMIGDDQDEKVHESEGKPSLGADSQAFIGLKLRELYDDVVAEPVPDRLLELLGKLGDDDKSKSE
- a CDS encoding L,D-transpeptidase; the protein is MTSLTTTLPRRRFLTGAAGLSALALAGCSSMGTPAPEVPALPQFDPFYVNMYRGVQDGEFYVPAVDLRYVDDVYYRRVVPDPTGERPGTIYVDTANHYLYLVQEDGQAMRYGVGLGREGFGWSGRGTIQFKRRWPTWTPPSAMIERQPELEEWRNGQPGGLDNPLGARALYIFQNGRDTLYRIHGTPEPWTIGSNVSSGCVRLMNQDIMDLYSRVSTGNTLIVA
- a CDS encoding DUF1328 domain-containing protein; this encodes MLGWALAFLIIAIIAGVLGFGGIAGAASSIAQILFFVFLVAMVIGLIMGLARRTR
- a CDS encoding sigma-70 family RNA polymerase sigma factor, encoding MSDTYDFRAELLAVIPNLRAFAMSLVGAADKADDLVQETLVRAWDKRSSFTPGTNLKGWLFTILRNEFYSQMRKRKREVSDPEGAMAEKLSSHPEQVGRLDMEDFKKAVNQLPEDQREALILVGASGFSYEEAAEICDCAVGTIKSRVSRARTQLAAILKLEGDGEFGPDAVAVGVMNLTSSSAA
- a CDS encoding DUF883 family protein, whose product is MARAATTARTAKTNSDDPAKDLDAEIAALREDIAAITATLGDVVKYRTDEAKTEARRLRKTAERKGEETLEQVQDSFGAAEGELKSVIREKPIQSVLIAAGVGYILSKIL
- a CDS encoding PRC-barrel domain-containing protein translates to MDFDSFDAVATADISADELTGTAVYGSGDEEIGSIGDILLSEDGTVDAVIIDFGGFLGIGTKPVAVDFENLTFLRDENGGLVLRTTLTAEDLEAAPEYNEEAYLSAPEDNSLIVE
- a CDS encoding response regulator; this encodes MNLAELIAPHIPYLRRFARSLTGSQSSGDAYVSATLEALVADRSIFPTDLDPKVALYKVFSQLWKSVDINLADLPPAAHAWEEQARRSLRAIAPLPRQAFLLMAVERFSNDEGAEILGVSDVEFADLIETASTEMARQVATTVLIIEDEPLIAMDIEQMVESLGHSVTGVARTHKEAVELFNQRRPGLVLADIQLADGSSGIDAVNDMLRSASVPVIFITAFPERLLTGERPEPAFLVTKPFQPDMVKALVSQVLFFSEQMEQAA
- a CDS encoding NAD(P)/FAD-dependent oxidoreductase; protein product: MRSFDVIVIGAGAAGMMCAATAGQRGRSVLIIDHAEAPGKKIRISGGGRCNFTNIHTTPQSFLSQNPKFAISALRRYRPADFIALVERHGIAYHEKTLGQLFCDGSARQVIDMLLEEMRIGGVTLELGSSVESIEPTDSGFVLRLPDGPVAGASLVIATGGKSIPKMGATGFAYQVAAQFGVPVVEPRPGLVPLTFEPGMLERLRPLAGVSVDARVCHGKTAFREGLLFTHRGLSGPSILQISSYWREGDALAVDLAPRTDTGQWLAEARARNGRQSILNALSELLPRRVAELVVTETGVSGNLADMDRKAMEAIIAAVSGWRIKPVGSEGYRTAEVTLGGIDTAALSSTDMRVKAVPGLYFIGEAVDVTGWLGGYNFQWAWASGRAAGLAV